The Triticum urartu cultivar G1812 chromosome 5, Tu2.1, whole genome shotgun sequence genome contains the following window.
GTGCTACCACTGAACACGGTGGATTTGGAAGAGGAGTTCGAGGAGGAGCAGGACGCAGAGAAGGAAGAGGACGTGGGAGACTCCAGTcggaggtggaggcggaggccaaCCGCCGTATCCTCCAGGCGAAGCAGGAAGCGGACGTCGATGAGATGCTTGCCTATATGGATGAGAAGGAGGAGCCGGAGCCCTCCTACGCGCCCGTCTACCTGGCGCCCGGCATGGAGATCTTGGACATCTCCGACGACGAAGAAGCCTAGTTTAGGCTAGTGTGATTTGCATAGTATGTAGATTTTTTCATGCTTTCTATGGATCTAAGGGATGAAATATGAGGTACTCGAATGCATAGCAGAAAATATGAGGTGTGACGGTTCACTCTCCATGGACACGTCCGGTCGTGACCGTGGTCGTTTGAGGGGCCGGATTTGGTGTCCACGGCTGTAGATGCTCTGATATGGTGAACCGGGCACTGGAGGTCAGTGAACATTCACAATGCTCACACCTGGTTCCATTGAAACCGTATCCACCAAGAAGTTAGCTTTAGGTGACAAACTGGTGCACTTGCATCATATGGCTGCATGGCACTGCAAGCTACTTCTGTGCTACTAGTTCAGTCCTCCGTGACACATTTACACACACTGAACCTCAGGCACATAAGAGGATGCTGGAACTTAGCCCAGTAGAACAAACTTGTCGTCCACCTTCCGAAGGACGTGGACCGTCATCGTCGCCTTCCTCGCGCCTTTCATCAGCTCGAAGATGCAGACGTAGCCCTCGCGCAGCATATTATCACGAACAAACTTGTTCCAGCGCCGGCTGTTGAAGCCTCGGGTGACCCTGCTGTGGTAGTACTTCAGACACCATTTCTCTTTCCTGTTTGGCCTGAGAAGCAGCATCTCATATGATCTCCCCTCAAGATGATCAGCTGCAAATTTGCTGGAGATGATCTGCGAATTACGGGAGGTGGTCATTAACTGGTTCACAAATTGCGGTAGTAGTTCAGAAGCAGCATGGAATTGGACTAGCTGTTGAAAATTGAAATGGTCTTAACTGCTGTCATTCTTGTAGTATATCACTATATGTTTAGGTACCTTTTTTTAGATTATATATTCAGGTACCTAGGAAACAGAAAGATGAAGTACATGAAAGCTTTTGCCTAGAAGCCCAATCTACAACAGAGAGAAGTTCTATATTTTTTTCCCATACATAGTGGAAGCAAGTATCCTGCGGTTTTAAGCAAAAGCAAAACAAAGGTGGAAGTTCTATGTATGTACTTTTCAACCTAATAGCAAAATAATTAAACTAACCAGTAAGTTGTTTGCAGGGCGAACATGAGCCTTCTGCAGGACAACCACATATACAGGGTTGCCTGACTGAATTGATATCTGCCTGAATATTTCCTCTCGTTCATCTTCGCTCAGGCAATTGGCAATCCTTGAGTAGTAGTAGTTGTTGGATTCAGTGTGGTCGTCATCACTTTCCTCTTCTTGCTCCACCTCGTTCTTAAGATAATAGTTGCTGCTGTTTGGAGATCCATTCTCTTTCCCTGTGGAAAATTACACATTATGTCGAAAAAATGATGAAGTACAACACAGTCACTCTTGTTTATATATGGTTTCAGGCTTATGCATTAGCTGACCACATCAATGGTACATAAGTACAAGTTGCGAGGACGCACTGCAAACAGTTTGCCTAAAAGTAATACAAATTCATATATTTGATTGCAGTTCTGGCACCTGGCACCGCCACTGGCTGCAAACTTGTACTCCctgcgacacttattttgggacggagggaataTTAGTTTTACTTACTTGGTTTCTTTGAAGTGGAGGCCTTGTGAGTAGACCGAACCAGCTGCGATAGTGGCATGCTAGTATCGTCAGAATCACTCAAAATGCAGTGCTCTTGTCCGTGTTGACTCACAATGTTATCAAACTGTTTGCGCATATTGATACCCTTTTTATTGGCAAAGAAACATGAAACCTTCTCGCAGCCGCTCGCGTCAAAGATGAGTACATCAAAGGAACAATTGCCACTGCATTTGAAGAGCAGGAGCTCGTTCTCCTGCAGTTCGTGAGCCATGGCAAATTCCTCCCATCCTGGCATGAAGAACCGCTTATCGGCAATCTTTTCGACACCAACGCGCCATTCCTCACCGCTTGGTGCTTTGAGGGTGAATCCTCCATTGGCGATCTTCCCGATGAAATTGTTGGCAATCTTCTCCGGTATGCTCTGAGATGAACACATTAAACAGGCATCTCATATAATTAGTTTACCTCAAGTGGGAGTGCATGATAATAATGCAGTAAAAACTCCATTTAGACGACAGGAGAGGAAACTAACTAATGCAACAAACCAATCGATGACAGAAAGGGAAAAAATGTTCTTGAAAAAAAGTTAATACGTGTACATCCATGGTGCCGCTTCATACTCACAATGCGCTGCTGAAAATCTCCTGTCATGAGCTTGAAGAAGCTGATCTTGCTCACATCCTCCATGTGCTCCCAGTAGTAGTGCTCCTGCCACTCCCTGCACCTCCCACACCTTCCCTTCTCATCCACCATCATCTCACCTGCTACCACCATTGCAGACATGCATGAAGCTTCGTCAGTTGCCAAAACCCCAAATCCACATGAAGCTTCGTCAGTTGCCAAGGCCCCAAATCCATGGATGCAGTGCAAGGAAAGCAGAGTATGTGCGTACATGCAGGATGCAGCTGACCTGAGGAAGGAGGAGAAGAGGAGATGAGTTCTTGGCTTCTCCGACGAGGCTGTTGTAACTTTCCTCCTTGATGTTAACAAGAAGAGGCTAAATTTGACAGGTGTTACCACCGGGAGAGGGTAAAGTGGCAGACCttgacactgacatgtggggtcaGGGTGAGACACGTGTTGGTAAGGCGAGCTGAAGCTGGTGCTCGGTGGAGAGAACAGTGATGTGCAAATAAAAATGGGAAGCAACTGTTCTGAGTGAGCAGACCAAGATGTGTGAACTCTGAACAGACAGAAGGGTTCGGACCAACATTTTAGCGACTAGAGACAATAAGTTGCAAAGAAGTAAGCAAACACGAAACAATTCACACTACCTCTAAAAAGAAAGGCAAATTTTAACATGGTCCCTCTTATCTCTTTTTTTTACATGTGAGGTAAGAAGGTAAGAGTCAATCAAGCCATTCATTGATGAGATCAACGGCTAAGATTTATTTTATACTCTTACCTCTCATGTTCTCATGTGAAAAGAGGAGATAAAAGGGACCATGTTAAAACTGCTCAAAAAGAAAACAATCTATGTACTATTTCAGTACACAGCTCGCAGCTTCTAGTAGCCACGTTGCTTCAGTGAATTGCGTAAGTTCCTTATACGCATTGGAACTCTATCTGGTCTCTAGCTGACAATGGGGTCCCTGTCCTGTCTTAGTGGCACAATAAAGCAGCAAATAAAGATAAAGAAACTAGTGTGACATGGAGCGAAAGTGCCCTTCTACTCTCGACCTCAAATGCTTCTCTATGCACagtaaaataaaaataaaaactaACCCGCAGAGGGGATCTCTTCTTTTCTTCTATCAATATATAATACGCATGCTTGTGCATATTATAGAAAAATTCAAAATTGTATAACAACTATTTAATTTTCTTCCTGCATTCGTGGAGTCAACACTCCGAAATGCTTTCAAAAAAATAGTCTTTTTGGAGCAGTGATTTTCCTTTTTTTTACCCAGAATATTAGGTTCATGAAAGTTTGCACGTATGTAAACATTTAAGATAATATTTCCGTTGTGCTATTGTATTGATCTGATCCTCGTATTTGATATATATAAAGTACAATTGTAAGGGAGAGATTTGAAGTAGAGGATAAGTTACACGTGTTTTGAATTTATTAGAGTAACTTTAATAGAGCAACCCATTTCGTCTGTCGTCGTTCGTTTGGGTTGGCACTGACATAAAAGGCGGaccaacgcgccgacccaaacggacggaCAGATTTTTGAGCTAGATTTGCATCGGCATGGTCATGAGACGGACGCGCGCGCTCGCCTTCTCCTCCCCCGGGTCCGCTGGTCGGTGGCACATTGGCCTCGCCCATCCAACTGCAACCCTCGCCCGCCTCCTTCGTCGCTGACGCCACGCCCATTTTTTCCGGCGACTCTGCCAGCTGCCGGCGCCTCCACGTCCACCCAGCAACGCCGCCAACTCCCACGTCGCCAGCCACCGCCGTCTTGCCGCCGGGGAGCCGACTGCTTCCCACTCCCACTCCCCCTTCCCCCACCACACAGTCGCGACCGCGAGCAAGAAGCCGCCTTGCCGCCCCGGCCAGATCCTCACCGGCTCGCTCGTCGGACGCCGGCCCACTCGTCGGACGCCGGCAGGGCAGCTAGCTGGTCCGTGTGCGCCGCGACTCCCCTCGCCGTCCGTCTTCTTCGTCGACGCCCGCAAGCTGTTCGACAGTTTGCCAAGGTACAAAATAGACTCCGTCGACGAGTTCTTTTTTCACAATTTCCTTTGCAACTTCGATGATTCGTCGTCCGATGGCGAGGAGGAGATATTGGCTGCCGTATTTGTCCATCACCACCTCAACAGCCAGCGGCCGTTGTTCCGTGGCTCCATTCCGGGCCACCTTCCAGCGTTGAATCGCAACCGAGAGAGCGGGCATTTCCTTTCTTTGGAAGGACTACTTTGATACAACAAACCCATTGTTCAAACATCAAAAATTTCGCCACCGTTTCCGTATGAGTAGGCATTTTTTCAACCGTATTAGAGAGGGGGTGGTCGGCTATGATGACTATTTCGAGTGCAAAGAGGATGTCGTTGGCAAGATTGGTTTCTTCTCTTATCAGAAAAGCACTGCCCCCATCTgaatgcttgcatacggagtgcCCGATGATCTCATTGACGAGTACATCCGTATGAGCGAGTCTACATGCCTAGAGTCCCTGTATAAGTTCTGCAAGGCTGTTATTGATGTGTTTGGCGCTGAGTACTTGAGAGAGCCAACTCCTGAAGATACAACCCGTTTGTTGGCGATGAATGCCAGCAGAGGCTTCCCAGGGATGCTTGGCAGGATAGACTGCATGCACTGAGAGTGGAAGAACTGCCCTTCTGCTTGGCAAGGGCAGTATAAGGGCCATGTCACGACTTGCACTGTCATACTAGAGGTCGTGGCGTCTCCAAGATCTCTGGATCTGGTTCTCTTTCTTTGACATGGCTAGATCACACAATAATATCAACGTGCTTCAGCGCTCGCTGGTGTTTGCTAGGCTTGCCGAAGGCAACAACCCACCGGTGAACTTTACTATCAACAGTCACAACTACGACAAAGGATACTACCTGGGTGACGGTATCTATCATCAGTGGACTACTATTGTCAAGACAATCCCTAACCCTGTCGGAGAGAAGAGAAAAAGATTTGCCCAAGAGCAAGAGAGTGctaggaaggatgtcgagcgtgcctttggtgttttgcaatctcgatggggcatCGTTCGGTATCCTGCTAATACCTGGAGCACGCGGAAGCTGTGGGAGGCGATGACTGCTTGTGCgatcatgcacaatatgatcgTAGAAAACGAGCGCTCGAAACGTCTGTACGATCAAGGGTTTCAGTTTCAGTGTGAGAATGTTATGCCTGAGCATGGAGGAGCGGCAACGTTTGAACCGTTCACCAATTTCATCATGACATGCGTGATTGGGAAACCCACGTACAACTGTAAAATGATTTAgttatgttggaaatatgccctagaggcaataataaattggttattattatatttccttgttcatgataatcgtttattatccatgctagaattgtattgataggaaactcagatacatgtgtggatacatagacaacaccgtgtccctagtaagcctctagttgactagctcgttaatcaataaatggttacagtttcctgaccatggacattggatgtcgttgataacgggatcacatcattaggagaatgatgtgatggacaagacccaatcctaagcctagcacaaagatcgtgtagttcgtatgctaaagcttttctaatgtcaagtatcatttccttagaccatgagattgtgcaactcccggataccgtaggagtgctttgggtgtgccaaacgtcacaacgtaactgggtggctataaaggttcgctacaggtatctccgaaagtgtctattgggttggcacgaatcgagactgggatttgtcactccgtgtaaacggagaggtacctctgggcccactcggtaggacatcatcataatgtgcacaatgtgatcaaggagttgatcatgggatgatgtgttacggaacgagtaaagagacttgccggtaacgagattgaacaaggtatcggggtaccaacgatcgaatctcgggcaagtataataccgctagacaaagggaattgaatacgggattgattaagtccttgacatcgtggttcatctgatgagatcatcgtggaacatgtgggagccaacatgggtatccagatcccgctgttggttattgaccggagagttgtctcggccatgtctgcatgattcccgaacccgtagggtctacacacttaaggt
Protein-coding sequences here:
- the LOC125506793 gene encoding B3 domain-containing protein Os12g0592300-like — its product is MMVDEKGRCGRCREWQEHYYWEHMEDVSKISFFKLMTGDFQQRISIPEKIANNFIGKIANGGFTLKAPSGEEWRVGVEKIADKRFFMPGWEEFAMAHELQENELLLFKCSGNCSFDVLIFDASGCEKVSCFFANKKGINMRKQFDNIVSQHGQEHCILSDSDDTSMPLSQLVRSTHKASTSKKPSKANCLQCVLATWKENGSPNSSNYYLKNEVEQEEESDDDHTESNNYYYSRIANCLSEDEREEIFRQISIQSGNPVYVVVLQKAHVRPANNLLIISSKFAADHLEGRSYEMLLLRPNRKEKWCLKYYHSRVTRGFNSRRWNKFVRDNMLREGYVCIFELMKGARKATMTVHVLRKVDDKFVLLG